A single Pseudomonas putida DNA region contains:
- a CDS encoding GlcG/HbpS family heme-binding protein produces the protein MNALNLKVAVSLVNAALAAGRKINAAPLTVAVLDAGGHLLALQREDGASLIRPEVATGKAWGAIALGKGSRLLALDAQQRPAFFAALNGLGERPVVPAPGGVLIRDQDGKVLGAVGISGDTSDIDEQCAISAIEEVGLKADAGVAA, from the coding sequence ATGAACGCTTTGAACCTGAAAGTCGCTGTCAGCCTGGTGAACGCCGCGCTGGCGGCGGGCCGCAAGATCAATGCAGCGCCACTGACCGTGGCCGTGCTTGATGCCGGTGGGCACCTGCTGGCCTTGCAGCGCGAGGACGGTGCCAGCCTGATCCGCCCGGAAGTGGCTACCGGCAAAGCCTGGGGGGCGATTGCCCTGGGCAAGGGCTCGCGTTTGCTGGCGCTCGATGCGCAGCAGCGTCCGGCGTTTTTCGCGGCGTTGAACGGCTTGGGCGAACGGCCGGTGGTGCCGGCGCCGGGTGGTGTGCTGATTCGTGATCAGGACGGCAAGGTGCTGGGTGCGGTAGGGATCAGCGGCGATACGTCGGATATCGACGAGCAGTGCGCGATCAGTGCGATCGAAGAGGTGGGGTTGAAGGCGGATGCGGGTGTAGCTGCCTAA
- the gcl gene encoding glyoxylate carboligase: MSKMRAIDAAVLVMRREGVDTAFGIPGAAINPLYSALKKVGGIDHVLARHVEGASHMAEGYTRANPGNIGVCIGTSGPAGTDMVTGLYSASADSIPILCITGQAPRARLHKEDFQAVDITSIVKPVTKWATTVLEPGQVPYAFQKAFYEMRTGRPGPVLIDLPFDVQMAEIEFDIDAYEPLPVNKPSATRVQAEKALALLNDAERPLLVAGGGIINADASDKLVEFAELTGVPVIPTLMGWGTIPDDHELMVGMVGLQTSHRYGNATLLKSDLVFGIGNRWANRHTGSVDVYTEGRKFVHVDIEPTQIGRVFTPDLGIVSDAGKALDVFLEVAREWKAAGKLKCRKAWLQDCQERKATLQRKTHFDNVPVKPQRVYEEMNQVFGKDTTYVSTIGLSQIAGAQFLHVYKPRHWINCGQAGPLGWTIPAALGVVKADPKRKVVALSGDYDFQFMIEELAVGAQFNLPYVHVLVNNAYLGLIRQAQRGFDMDYCVQLAFENINSTDAATYGVDHVAVVEGLGCKAIRVFEPAEIAPALLKAQKMAEEFRVPVVVEVILERVTNISMGTEINAVNEFEDLALVGNDAPTAISLLD, encoded by the coding sequence ATGAGCAAAATGAGAGCAATCGATGCAGCCGTTCTGGTCATGCGCCGTGAAGGTGTAGATACCGCGTTCGGCATCCCGGGGGCTGCCATCAACCCGTTGTACTCGGCCCTGAAGAAAGTCGGTGGCATCGATCACGTCCTCGCTCGTCACGTCGAAGGCGCCTCGCACATGGCCGAGGGCTACACCCGTGCCAACCCAGGCAACATCGGCGTGTGCATCGGCACCTCCGGCCCAGCCGGCACCGACATGGTCACCGGCCTGTACAGCGCCTCGGCCGACTCCATCCCGATCCTCTGCATCACCGGCCAGGCGCCGCGTGCTCGCCTGCACAAGGAAGACTTCCAGGCTGTCGACATCACCAGCATCGTCAAGCCGGTGACCAAGTGGGCAACCACCGTTCTGGAGCCAGGCCAGGTGCCGTACGCCTTCCAGAAAGCCTTCTATGAAATGCGCACCGGCCGCCCAGGCCCTGTATTGATCGACCTGCCGTTCGACGTGCAGATGGCCGAAATCGAATTCGACATCGACGCCTACGAGCCGCTGCCGGTCAACAAGCCGTCCGCTACCCGCGTACAGGCTGAAAAGGCCCTGGCCCTGCTCAATGACGCCGAACGCCCACTGCTGGTAGCCGGTGGCGGCATCATCAACGCCGACGCCAGCGACAAGCTGGTCGAGTTCGCCGAACTGACCGGCGTGCCGGTAATCCCGACCCTGATGGGCTGGGGCACCATCCCTGACGACCACGAACTGATGGTCGGCATGGTCGGCCTGCAGACCTCGCACCGCTACGGCAACGCCACCCTGCTCAAATCCGACCTGGTATTCGGTATCGGTAACCGCTGGGCCAACCGCCACACCGGTTCCGTCGACGTTTACACCGAAGGCCGCAAATTCGTGCACGTGGACATCGAACCGACCCAGATCGGCCGCGTGTTCACCCCGGACCTGGGTATCGTGTCCGACGCCGGCAAGGCACTGGACGTGTTCCTCGAAGTGGCCCGCGAGTGGAAAGCCGCAGGCAAGCTGAAGTGCCGCAAGGCCTGGCTGCAAGACTGCCAGGAGCGCAAGGCCACCCTGCAGCGCAAGACCCACTTCGACAACGTGCCGGTCAAGCCGCAGCGCGTGTACGAAGAGATGAACCAGGTATTCGGCAAGGACACCACCTACGTCAGCACCATCGGCCTGTCGCAGATTGCCGGCGCGCAGTTCCTGCACGTGTACAAGCCACGCCACTGGATCAACTGCGGCCAGGCCGGCCCGCTGGGCTGGACCATCCCTGCCGCCCTCGGCGTGGTCAAGGCCGACCCGAAACGCAAGGTTGTCGCGCTGTCCGGTGACTACGACTTCCAGTTCATGATCGAAGAGCTGGCTGTAGGCGCGCAGTTCAACCTGCCGTACGTCCACGTGCTGGTGAACAACGCCTACCTGGGCCTGATCCGTCAGGCACAGCGTGGCTTCGACATGGATTACTGTGTACAACTGGCGTTCGAGAACATCAACTCGACCGACGCCGCCACCTACGGTGTCGACCACGTCGCTGTGGTCGAAGGCCTGGGCTGCAAGGCCATCCGCGTGTTCGAGCCGGCAGAAATCGCCCCTGCCCTGCTCAAGGCGCAGAAGATGGCCGAAGAGTTCCGCGTGCCGGTCGTGGTCGAAGTGATCCTCGAGCGTGTGACCAACATTTCCATGGGCACCGAGATCAACGCGGTCAACGAGTTCGAAGACCTGGCCCTGGTCGGCAACGACGCGCCAACCGCCATCTCGCTGCTGGACTGA
- the hyi gene encoding hydroxypyruvate isomerase → MPRFAANLSMLFTEQDFLARFKAAADAGFSGVEYLFPYDFSAAEIKQQLDANGLTQVLFNLPAGDWAKGERGITCHPDRVEEFRAGVDKAIEYAKVLGNTQVNALAGIRPQGPDCATVRKTFVENLRYAADKLKSAGIRLVMEMINTRDIPGFYLNTTKQALEIQAEVGSDNLFLQYDIYHMQIMEGDLARTMEANLKLINHIQLADNPGRNEPGTGEINYRFLFEHLDRIGYQGWVGAEYKPLTTTEAGLGWLKTHNAI, encoded by the coding sequence ATGCCTCGCTTCGCTGCCAACCTGTCCATGCTGTTCACCGAACAGGACTTCCTGGCCCGCTTCAAGGCTGCCGCCGACGCTGGTTTCAGCGGCGTCGAATACCTCTTCCCGTACGATTTCAGCGCTGCCGAAATCAAGCAGCAGCTGGACGCCAACGGCCTGACCCAGGTGCTGTTCAACCTGCCGGCGGGCGACTGGGCAAAAGGTGAGCGCGGTATCACCTGCCACCCCGACCGCGTCGAGGAATTCCGCGCCGGTGTCGACAAGGCCATCGAGTACGCCAAGGTGCTGGGCAACACCCAGGTCAACGCCCTGGCCGGCATTCGCCCACAAGGCCCGGACTGCGCCACCGTGCGCAAGACCTTCGTGGAAAACCTGCGCTACGCCGCCGACAAGCTCAAGTCCGCCGGGATCCGCCTGGTCATGGAAATGATCAACACCCGCGACATCCCGGGCTTCTACCTGAACACCACGAAGCAGGCCCTGGAAATCCAGGCGGAAGTCGGCAGCGACAACCTGTTCCTGCAGTACGACATCTACCACATGCAGATCATGGAAGGTGACCTGGCTCGCACCATGGAAGCCAACCTGAAACTGATCAACCACATCCAGCTGGCCGACAACCCAGGCCGCAACGAACCAGGCACCGGCGAGATCAACTACCGCTTCCTGTTCGAGCACCTGGACCGCATCGGCTACCAGGGCTGGGTGGGCGCGGAGTACAAGCCGCTGACCACCACCGAAGCAGGCCTGGGCTGGCTGAAAACGCACAACGCCATCTAA
- a CDS encoding 2-hydroxy-3-oxopropionate reductase, with translation MAKIGFIGTGIMGKPMAQNLQKAGHSIFVSTHHDAAPADLIAAGAVALANPKEVAQEAEFIIVMVPDTPQVESVLFGENGVAEGVGPNKVVIDMSSISPTATKAFAEKIKATGAAYLDAPVSGGEVGAKAATLSIMVGGCPKAFERTLPLFEAMGKNITRVGGNGDGQTAKVANQIIVALNIQAVAEALLFAAKNGADPAKVREALMGGFASSKILEVHAERMIKGTFDPGFRINLHQKDLNLALQGAKELGINLPNTSNAQQVFNTCQALGGGNWDHSALIKGLEHMANFSIRDDK, from the coding sequence ATGGCTAAAATCGGTTTCATCGGCACCGGCATCATGGGCAAGCCCATGGCTCAGAACCTGCAGAAAGCAGGTCACAGCATCTTCGTTTCCACCCACCACGACGCCGCCCCGGCTGACCTGATCGCCGCTGGCGCAGTCGCCCTGGCCAACCCGAAGGAAGTGGCCCAGGAAGCCGAATTCATCATCGTCATGGTCCCGGACACCCCGCAGGTCGAAAGCGTCCTGTTCGGTGAGAACGGCGTGGCTGAAGGCGTGGGCCCGAACAAGGTAGTGATCGACATGAGCTCGATCTCCCCTACCGCCACCAAAGCCTTCGCCGAGAAGATCAAGGCCACTGGCGCTGCCTACCTGGACGCCCCGGTGTCCGGTGGCGAAGTCGGTGCCAAGGCCGCGACCCTGAGCATCATGGTCGGTGGTTGCCCGAAAGCCTTCGAGCGCACCCTGCCGCTGTTCGAAGCCATGGGCAAGAACATCACCCGCGTCGGTGGTAACGGCGACGGCCAGACCGCCAAGGTGGCCAACCAGATCATCGTCGCCCTGAACATCCAGGCCGTTGCCGAAGCCCTGCTGTTCGCCGCCAAGAACGGCGCAGACCCGGCCAAGGTACGTGAAGCCCTGATGGGCGGCTTCGCTTCGTCGAAGATCCTCGAAGTGCACGCCGAGCGCATGATCAAAGGCACCTTCGACCCAGGTTTCCGCATCAACCTGCACCAGAAGGACCTCAACCTGGCCCTGCAAGGCGCCAAGGAACTGGGCATCAACCTGCCCAACACCTCCAATGCCCAGCAAGTGTTCAACACCTGCCAGGCCCTGGGCGGCGGCAACTGGGACCACTCGGCACTGATCAAAGGCCTGGAGCACATGGCCAACTTCTCGATCCGCGACGACAAGTAA